The sequence AGGAAAAAGTCCAAAAATCACTTCGTATTTTATCAAAGTTTACCGATAATAAACAGATAAATATCATCTTTTATCTCCTTGCTGTTGAAGAACTCTGTGTCTGTGATATAGCCTGTTTACTAAATCTCAGTATGGCATCTGCCTCCCACCATCTTCGTAAACTAGCCAATCAAAACATCTTGGATACTAGAAGAGAGGGGAAAATTATATATTATTTTATAAAAGATGAGGAAATCAAAGACTTTTTTAATCAACTAGGATAACAACTATTTTTACTACTTTATCATGATTATATATAGGACTTATCTATGAAATTTTTTGATAAAAATTACTCACATGAAAGACTACTCGTAGCAAATCTTTAAGAAAAAAGTATAATTTAAAGCAAAGCGACCTAGGTAATGCAGGTCAAGTTAGCCAAGTTTAAAAGGGAGAAATCTGAAAGAAAATGTATCTTTGATAGTAGTCATTTATTGTGAAATATGATATATTTATTGATTAGATGGATGAATATTTCTAAAGTTAAATAAAATATGACAGATACATGCTTTTTAGTGTATCTTGTTTGTACTCAAAATATGAAGTGACTATCCAATATTTAAGATTAATAAATATTATACGATGAGATAGAATACTACAAAATGAAAGGCAACGTAATCTGATGAAGAAAGATAGATTAATTGCATTGACAGATGCTGTTCTAGCAATTATTATGACCATTTTGATTTTAGAGTTAGAAAAACCAACGACACCAAGTCTTCAAGCTTTTTGGGATTTACGGCAAAATTTCTTTGCTTATTTTCTTTCCTTTTTCTGGTTGGGATCGTTATGGATGGCACTAAACACATTATGGGAAAAGGTTGAGAAAATTTCCTCAGAAATTATTTGGTGGAATTTGTTTCTACTCTTGGAGCGGCAGGAGTTCTCTTTGGAGAATTTCATGCCATCCAAGATACCAGTCTGAATGATGTGGTGGACCGGATCTATATAAATGTCAAGGATTTACCGTTTCAGTCCTTGGGAGCTTTAGCTAATATCCTGTCTGATGTTAAGAAGGGACTGATTCAAGACAGTCATATCTGGTCTTTCTTCCAGTCATTTTTCAAACAATATCAGTTGATAATCAGCTTAAATCAGATCTATCAGTTTGTCTATCTTTCTCTGATGGAGATCATGTCCTATCTTCACTTTGATTATTGGAAAAAACGGCTCGGTCAGGAGCTAGTATGAATAAGGAGAACAAATGAGACGTTTAAAAATGTTATGGCATATTATACAGGTTACGGGTTTTACTCGGTTTGCTCTGAGTTTTGTGACCTTTGTTTTTGGGTCAGGAGGCGTGCTTTTCCTAGTTGAACCTGCTATCACAAATTACGGAGACGGTCTTTGGTATGCTTTTGTGACTTCGACGACTGTCGGCTACGGGGATCTCCTAGCTGTGACCTTGATTGGAAGGATTACCAGTGTCTTCTTGACGATTTATGGGCTCATATTTTTTGGCTGTTTATCAGCTGTTATTATTAATTATTATACCGATTTAAATAAGGAAAGAGGAGAGGACAAATGACTGCCAATTATTCAACACGGGAATACCGTGAGAAATTATACGATGACCTTCATGTTCGATTGAGAGATACAGCGATTTTGATGTGTGCAATTTTTATTGCCTCTATCGGTCTAAATATGAATTCAACAGCTGTTATTATTGGAGCCATGTTAATTTCACCTCTCATGACACCGATTGTTGGACTGGGATTCGGTTTAGCTATTTTTGATACGCGTTTAATCAAGCAATCTCTAGAGGTTTTATTGACTCAAGTGTTGGTCAGTTTGCTTGTCTCGACTCTGTATTTCTGGATTTCTCCCTTGTCTTATGCAAGTAGCGAGTTGATCGCACGAACCTCTCCAACCATTTGGGATGTTCTCATTGCTATTGCTGGTGGGATTGCTGGTGTGATCGGTTCAAGGAAAAAAGAAGCAAACAATATCGTGCCAGGAGTAGCCATTGCTACAGCTTTGATGCCGCCTATCTGTACTGCTGGCTATGGTTTAGCTAATGGGAATGTACGATTTTTATTGGGGGCTCTCTATCTTTTCTTGATCAACTGTGTCTTTATCATGCTAGCCAACATTGTTGGAACAAGAATTTTGATGAGAAAATCTCCTTTAACTTCATTTAAAGAGCTGAGCATTAAAATGAGAATTGGCTTGATTTCTTTGATTGTATTGTTGATTCTTCCAGCTAGCTATTCGGCAGTTACTCTGACAATAGAACAAGCGCGCAAAGAAGGGATCAAACAGTTTGTAGGAAAAGAGTTCGCCAATTATACGGTTATTAATCAAGTCTACAAGTCAAGTAACAATGAATTGGTCTTGACGGTTGTTGGAGATCCGATTTCAGAAGAAGAATTAGAAACACTCCACCAAAAACAAGCCTCTTACGGTATTCAATCTGTTCAATTGAAAGTGAATCAAGTTCAGAACTCGCCAACATTAGATAGTGAAGCGACCAAGGAATTTTATGAAAACATTGACAAGTATATTGATCAAAAACTCTCTGAAAAAGATTCACAAAACGATCTCGTAAAAGAAAATGAAGCAGACAAGGATTGAGGACAATGAACTGAATCGGTTTTTACGCCGTGTTTTTCTTGTATCTTCCTCTTTCTTACTTATAGCAGGTTGTTTTTGCTTGAATAAGAAATAAATTAGAAGTTCTATCATCTAAGAAAAATGATGAAAAAAATCATTTAACTAATGGTGTGAACGTTTAGTGTTTATCAGCTCCATTCTCTGTAATTTTGGGGGTAAAATCCACACCATTTAGATAAAATTAGTTGAATTTGATTGGAAAAACGCTTTTATAAAAGCGGAGAAAAGTCTTGATATTACGCTGTTTTTAGTCCAACTGAAATTCATACTTTCCAAACCAGGTCTTAAGAAAAAAGGTAGAGAAAAAGGTAGAGTTTGGATTGAAATACAGTGCAATATATCGCATTTGGCAAAAAGAAAAAACGCTTTAAATCAGCGTTTTTCTTATGTATTGATTCGTATTGAACCCCTACTTAACTTCTGTAAACACTACGTGCTTGCGAAGTTTTGGTGAGTATTTCTTCAATTGAAGACGGTCTGGAGTGTTACGTTTGTTTTTAGAAGTAAGGTACAAGCGTTCACCAGATTCTTTGTGTTCAAGTGTGATATTTACGCGCATGGTATCTCCCTTCTATTATTCAGCTGATGCAGCTTTAGCGATTTTACGTCCTTTGTAGTATCCTTTAAGTGATACGCGGTGAGAACGTGAGTAATCTCCAGTAGTTTCGTCAAAGTTTACAGATGGAGCTGTTACTTTGTAGTGTGTACGACGTTTGTTTTTCTTCGCTTTTGAGGTGCGACGTGCAGGTACTGCCATTTTCTTTTCTCCTTTAGGTATTTAAATTCGATTCAATCTAGTGATTTTCATCAACCATACTAGGATAACACATTTTTTTTGTAAAGTAAAGTTACTTGACAAAAAAAGATAAAAAAATTAGAAGCTAGTAATCGAAATTTTCTGAAAATTCAAGAATTTTATTCTGTTCTTCATGCGGAAATTGTGCTATAATGGTAAAAACTGAAATGGGAGGGAACAAATGACAGAATTAGATACACGTCACCGCAGTAGCGTTTATGACAGTATGGTGAAATCACCAAACCGTGCCATGCTTCGTGCCACTGGAATGACAGATAAGGACTTTGAAACACCGATTGTGGGAGTGATTTCAACTTGGGCGGAAAATACACCATGTAACATTCACTTGCATGATTTTGGGAAATTGGCTAAAGAAGGTGTCAAATCTGCGGGCGCTTGGCCTGTTCAGTTTGGAACCATTACCGTAGCAGACGGGATCGCCATGGGAACGCCTGGTATGCGTTTCTCTCTAACATCTCGTGACATCATCGCGGACTCTATTGAGGCTGCGATGGGTGGTCACAACGTGGATGCCTTTGTCGCTATCGGTGGCTGTGACAAGAACATGCCTGGTTCTATGATTGCCATTGCCAATATGGATATTCCAGCTATTTTCGCCTATGGTGGTACTATTGCACCGGGAAATCTTGATGGCAAAGACATTGACTTGGTTTCTGTCTTTGAGGGTATCGGAAAATGGAACCATGGTGACATGACAGCTGAGGACGTGAAACGTCTCGAATGTAATGCCTGCCCTGGCCCTGGTGGCTGTGGTGGTATGTATACAGCTAATACCATGGCAACTGCTATCGAAGTTCTCGGTATGAGTTTGCCAGGATCTTCATCTCATCCAGCTGAATCAGCTGACAAGAAAGAAGATATCGAAGCAGCAGGACGTGCTGTTGTCAAGATGCTGGAGCTTGGTCTCAAACCATCAGATATCTTGACTCGTGAAGCTTTTGAAGATGCCATCACTGTAACTATGGCTCTCGGTGGTTCTACAAATGCCACTCTTCACTTGCTTGCCATTGCCCATGCGGCTAATGTTGACTTGTCACTTGAGGACTTCAATACGATCCAAGAGCGCGTGCCTCACTTGGCTGACTTGAAACCATCTGGTCAGTATGTCTTTCAAGACCTCTACGAAGTCGGTGGTGTCCCTGCGGTTATGAAATACCTCTTGGCAAATGGTTTCCTTCATGGCGACCGCATCACATGTACTGGTAAGACAGTCGCTGAGAACTTGGCTGACTTTGCAGATCTCACACCAGGTCAAAAAGTTATTATGCCACTTGAAAATCCAAAACGTGCAGACGGTCCGCTTATCATCTTGAACGGGAACCTTGCTCCTGATGGTGCGGTAGCTAAGGTATCAGGTGTGAAAGTGCGTCGCCACGTTGGACCAGCTAAGGTCTTTGACTCAGAAGAAGATGCTATCCAGGCTGTCTTGACAGACGAAATCGTTGATGGCGATGTTGTCGTTGTTCGTTTCGTTGGACCTAAGGGTGGTCCTGGTATGCCTGAGATGCTATCCCTTTCATCCATGATCGTTGGTAAAGGTCAGGGAGACAAGGTTGCTCTCTTGACAGACGGCCGTTTCTCTGGTGGTACATATGGTCTGGTTGTCGGACATATCGCTCCTGAAGCTCAGGATGGTGGACCAATTGCTTACCTCCGTACAGGGGATATCGTTACAGTTGACCAAGATACCAAAGAAATTTCCATGGCCGTATCCGAAGAAGAACTTGAAAAACGTAAGGCAGAAACAACCTTGCCACCACTTTACAGCCGTGGTGTCCTCGGTAAATATGCCCACATCGTATCATCCGCTTCTCGCGGAGCCGTGACAGACTTCTGGAATATGGACAAGTCAGGTAAAAAATAAACTCATACTCTTCGAAAATCAAATTCAAACCACGTCAACGTCGCCTTGCCGTAGGTATGGTTACTGACTTCGTCAGTTCTATCCACAACCTCAAAACACTGTTTTGAGCAACCTGCGGCTAGTTTCCTAGTTTGCTCTTTGATTTTCATTGAGTATCAAAAAGCAAGCCATCTTCGGCTTGCTTCTTTTTATCTTCAAAAGTGATTTGCCTCATTAACGAGGTGGCAGTCCAAGGGCGATACGGCCGTAGCGACTAATTCGTGTGATCTTCCAGGCAGGCGACCAGGTAACTTCAACCTTGACATCTTCGATACCCTCGATTTGTTTCAGACCTGCAACGATTTCGATAGGCAAACTTTCGGCGCAATCACAGGCAGTGTCGGTGAAGGTCATGACAATCTTGCAGAGACCTGTTTCATCTAGATTGATTTCATAAATCAGCCCTAGATTGTAAACATCCAATTCCACATCTGTATCAAAAACCTTCTCTAGTTTTTCGATAATTTGGTCTTGTAAGGCCAAAGCTCGGTCATTGATTTTGATATCGTCTCTCATAACAGTCCCTCCACCTGATAAATATCCTCTATTTTCTCATAATTCTGACAATTTGGCAAGTTTTTGATGAATTTTCTGAAAAAGACTCTCTTGAGATTTTCTCCTCTCACTGTTTTAATCCCTCTATTTATGGTAAAATAAGACTATTAAGTTAAAAGAGGACACCCTATGAAATTACAAAAACCAAAAGGAACGCAGGATATTTTACCTGCTGAATCTGCCAAGTGGCAGTACGTTGAGGGCTTTGCCCGTGAAATTTTCAAGCGCTATAACTATGCGGAAGTGCGTACGCCTATTTTTGAGCATTACGAGGTCATCAGTCGCTCTGTCGGAGATACAACGGATATCGTAACCAAGGAAATGTACGATTTTTATGACAAGGGTGACCGCCATATTACCCTTCGTCCAGAAGGAACTGCGCCTGTTGTCCGTTCCTATGTGGAAAATAAACTCTTTGCCCCAGAAGTGCAAAAGCCAAGTAAGTTCTACTATATGGGCCCTATGTTCCGTTATGAGCGTCCACAAGCAGGTCGTTTACGCCAGTTCCACCAGATTGGTGTCGAGTGCTTTGGCTCTAGTAATCCAGCTACCGATGTGGAAACCATCGCTATGGCGGCTCATTTCTTGAAAGAAATCGGCATCCAAGGTGTGAAATTGCACCTTAACACTCTGGGAAATCCTGAGAGCCGTGCGGCTTATCGTCAAGCCTTGATCGACTATTTAACACCGCTCAAGGAGACCTTGTCGAAGGATAGCCAACGTCGTTTGGAGGAAAATCCTCTCCGTGTCTTGGACTCTAAGGAAAAAGAAGACAAGGTAGCAGTAGAGAATGCGCCGTCTATCTTGGATTTCCTTGATGAGGAAAGCCAAGCTCATTTTGATGCCGTCCGTCAGATGTTGGAAAATCTGGGTGTAGACTATATCATCGATACCAATATGGTGCGCGGTCTGGACTATTACAACCACACGATTTTCGAGTTCATTACTGAGATTGAGGGCAATGACTTGACGGTCTGTGCGGGTGGTCGCTACGATGGTTTGGTTGCCTACTTTGGTGGTCCTGAAACTGCTGGATTTGGATTTGGCCTTGGTGTAGAGCGCCTGCTTCTCATTCTTGAAAAGCAAGGTGTGGCCCTCCCTATCGAAAACGCTCTAGATGTTTATATCGCAGTCTTGGGTGAAGGAGCAAATGTTAAGGCCTTGGAATTGGTACAAGCCCTTCGCCAACAAGGATTCAAAGCAGAGCGTGACTACCTCAACCGGAAGCTTAAAGCTCAGTTCAAGTCAGCCGATGTCTTTGCGGCTAAGACTCTCATCACGCTAGGGGAGAGCGAAGTCGAAAGCGGACAAGTGACGGTTAAGAACAACCAAACACGAGAAGAAGTTCAAGTGTCACTTGATGCTATCAATCAAAATTTCTCAGAAATCTTTGAAAAATTAGGCTTTTAATAGTAGAAAAACCGGTCAGGAATATATCCTGACTCTCTTTTTCCTAGGATCAACATTGCTTTTGCTTGCTTAAAAATATCTTTATAAAACCATTACTACCGTTTCTATTTTTGCAAGAGGAATTCTCTTATTAGCCCTTTTAGTTGCGACTGTATTCCACATTTTTATCAAGATGATGTGAATAACAATGCTAAGTCTTCATTTCAAATAGGAGTCTTTTATGAAACTACTTAAAAATCTTGGCTGGTTTCTTCTAGCTGTTCTATCTTTTTTCTTTGGCTATGGTCTGGTTCAGAGTATGGCTTTATCAGCTCTTGGACTAGGGGCTTCAATCTTTGGAGTCTTGCCACTTTATATTGCCCTATCAGGAGCCTATGTTTATGGAGTTTACAGATGGTATCAGACAGAAAAGGTTAGCATCCAGACGACTGCTTTTAATCGTTATATCTGGTTGCCTACCCTGGTTTTGCTAGTGGCGATTACAGCCCAGTTCTTTTTACCAGACGATCCGTCGGTCAATCAACAAATCGTATCTCAACTGACAGTGGCTCAGCCTGTCTTTGGTTTCTTTATGGTGGTAGTCTTTGCTCCTCTGACGGAAGAACTCATCTTTAGAGGGATGGTGGCGCGCTATCTCTTTCCTAAGCAGGACAATAGCAAACAGACAGCTCTATTTCTCCTAGTATCAAGTGTGCTTTTTGCCTTGATTCATTTTCCAGGGACTTTGCAACAGTTTTTAGTTTATGCTAGTCTGGGATTGAGTTTGGGACTGGCTTATGTAAGCCGAAAAGGTCTTCTTTACAGCATTTCTCTCCACGCTTTGAATAATTTAATCGGCTTTTTGATGATACTCATGCTATAATAGAGTCAGGAGGTCACATGAAACGAGTAATTTTATTAGCAGTGATACAGGCGGTCGTTCTCTTCTTTATCATCGGGGCACTTGCCTATGCCTTTAAAGGCGATTTCTTTTACAACTATCTAGCAGTTGTCTTTGCGCCTATTGCAGGTGTCTTGCGTTTTGCTTCGGCTTATGCGACGGAGATTGTTCTACCTAAAAAGGCAGCTGAGATCGCTGAAAAGCGTAAAAAAGGTTAAGAATCACAATCAGAGAATCCGATGACGTTTCCATCGGATTTTTTGTCTGTTCGTTTTGATTTCTAAAGACAATCAAACTTTTCTGATGATTTTCATGAAGAGCTTGCGCTTTTATGGTAAAATAGTAACAGAATAAAAGAGGAGAGAAACAATGAAACGTAGTATGTATGCTGGTCGTGTTCGTGAGGAACATATCGGACAAGAAATTACCTTGAAAGGATGGGTTGGCCGTCGTCGTGACTTGGGTGGTTTGATCTTTATCGACCTTCGTGACCGTGAAGGGATCATGCAGTTGGTTATCAACCCTGAAAAAGTTTCTGCAGAGGTTATGGCAACAGCTGAAAGTCTTCGTAGCGAATTTGTTATCGAGGTGACTGGACAAGTCGCTGCGCGTGAGCAGGCCAATGATAAGTTGCCGACTGGTGCAGTTGAATTGAATGTGACAGCCCTTACTGTTCTTAATACAGCTAAAACAACACCTTTTGAGATTAAAGATGGGATTGAGGCCAATGACGATACACGTTTGCGTTACCGATACCTTGACCTTCGTCGTCCAGAAATGTTGGAAAATCTTAAACTTCGTGCTAAGGTGACTCATTCTATCCGTAACTACTTGGATGAGTTGGAGTTTATTGATGTGGAGACGCCATTCCTTTCGAAGTCAACACCAGAAGGGGCGCGTGACTATTTGGTGCCATCTCGTGTCAACAAAGGACATTTCTATGCTCTTCCTCAAAGTCCACAGATTACCAAACAGCTCTTGATGAATGCTGGATTTGACCGTTACTACCAAATCGTCAAATGTTTCCGTGACGAGGACTTGCGTGGAGACCGTCAGCCTGAGTTTACCCAGGTCGACTTGGAAACATCCTTCCTTACGGAGCAAGAAATCCAAGATATCACAGAAGGCTTGATTGCGCGCGTGATGAAAGAAACAAAAGGCATCGAAGTAACGCTTCCATTTCCTCGTATGAAGTACGATGATGCGATGGCTCTTTACGGTTCTGATAAGCCAGATACCCGTTTTGACATGTTGCTTCAGGACTTGACAGAAGTTGTCAAGGGTGTTGATTTCAAAGTCTTTTCAGAAGCACCTGCTGTTAAAGCCATTGTAGTCAAAGGAGCTGCGGACAACTACTCACGTAAAGACATCGACAAGATGACCGAAGTAGCCAAACAGTACGGTGCCAAAGGTCTTGCTTGGGTCAAGGTAGTTGATGGAGAATTAAATGGACCGGTTGCCAAGTTTTTGACGGGTATCCAAGGAGAATTGACTGCAGCACTTGGTCTTGAAGATAAGGATTTGGTTCTATTTGTAGCGGATACGCTTGAAGTGGCTAATGCAACACTAGGCGCCCTTCGTGGACGTATTGCCAAAGAGCTTGGCTTGATTGATAACGACAAATTTAACTTCCTCTGGGTAGTTGACTGGCCAATGTTTGAATGGTCTGAAGAAGAAGGTCGCTACATGAGTGCCCACCATCCGTTTACCCTTCCACAGGAAGAGACAGCTCACGAATTAGAAGGTGATTTGGCTAAGGTTCGTGCCATTGCCTACGATATCGTTTTGAACGGTTATGAGCTTGGAGGTGGTAGCCTCCGTATCAACCAAAAAGACCTTCAAGAACGCATGTTCAAGGCTCTTGGTTTCTCAGCCGAAGAAGCAAATGACCAGTTTGGTTTCCTTCTTGAGGCTATGGACTATGGTTTCCCACCACACGGTGGTTTGGCGATCGGTCTTGACCGTTTTGTGATGCTCTTAGCAGGAGAAGAAAATATCCGTGAAGTCATTGCCTTTCCTAAGAACAATAAGGCAACCGATCCAATGACACAAGCTCCATCAACAGTCGCTCTCAAACAACTAGAGGAACTCAGCTTACAAGTAGAAGAAGATGAAACAAGCAAAACAAATTAAGCGGTGGCGCTATTATCTGCGCCGCTTTGCTTATCAGATAAAAATCTTACGAGTTTTACAAAGTATCTCTCGGGAAAAATATGATGAGAAAGTATCGGCTTCTCTGGTTTATGGCTTTTTGTCAGCAGTAGCAGTCAATTTCTTTTTTCAACCAGGGCACGTTTACTCCAGTGGCGCGACGGGTCTGGCACAGATTATCTCTGCCTTGAGTAATCACTGGTTTGGTTTTTACATTCCGATATCGCTAACCTTTTATGCTATCAATTTTCCGTTGATGATTTTGGCTTGGTATCAGATTGGGCATAAGTTTACAATCTTTACCTTTATCACAGTATCCATGAGTTCCCTCTTTATCCAGCTTGTGCCAGTTGTGACCCTGACAGAGGATCCCATCATCAATGCCCTTTTTGGGGGTGTTGTCATGGGCTTGGGGATTGGTTTTGCACTCCGTAACAATATTTCTAGCGGAGGTACAGATATCGTCAGTCTCACTATTCGAAAGAAAACAGGGAGAAATGTCGGTAGTATTTCTTTCTTAGTGAATGGGACGATTATGCTGATAGCAGGATTGACCTTTGGTTGGAAATACGCCCTCTACTCCATGATTACTATCTTTGTCTCCAGTCGTGTGACAGACGCGGTCTTTACCAAGCAAAAACGCATGCAGGCCATGATTGTGACCAATAATCCTGACAAGGTAATCGCAAAAATCCATAAAAAATTGCACCGCGGAGCAACCATGATCCACGATGCAGAAGGAACCTATAATCATGAGAGAAAAGCAGTCTTGATTACGGTTATCACGCGAGCAGAGTTTAATGATTTTAAACACATCATGAAACAGGTCGATCCGACAGCCTTTGTCTCTGTATCCGAAAATGTCCACATCCTAGGACGATTCGTAGAAACAGACAATTAATAATACTCAAAAGACCAGCCTTGAGGCTGGTCTTTATTTTTCGATAATTTTGTGCCCAATCAACTGGCGGTAACAAATCTGTTTATTGTTTTTGGCATCGTTAATAATCTGGAGAATGGTTTCAAAGGAAACGCGCCCGAGTTCTAAGCTATTGATATCCACATAGGCTGCCAAGTTCAGTTTAGGGTTGACCGAGTCAAAGCTGAGGACAGGGACATCCAGTTGGTGTTTTGCGATGTAATCACAGACCCCTGCAGCAAGAAGGCTATCAATAGTAATAATAGCATCAATATTTGGATCATGCTCGAAGAGAAGTTTACTAAAGCGATAACCATTATCTTCAAGAAATTCGGTCGCAAAGTAGGTCAGATTTGGATCAATAGGAAGTTGGTATCGTTTAAGAGCTAACTCATAACCCATTAGACGATCTTGTGTTACGAAAAGTTTTTTGGTTCCTCCGATGAAGGCAATTCGCTTGCATCCTTTTTTGATGAAATATTCTGTTGCATCAAAACCTGCCTGGACATTGTCATTATCGACGAGCGGAATGAAGGGAGATAGAGATTTACCTAAGATAAGGAAAGGAAATTGCTCATCTGCTACTAGCTTAACCAAAGGATCCTCTTCTTGGGCATAGAGGAAAATCAAACCATCTACACGCTTACCATAGACCATCTGGGAAATAGCTTTGAGCCGCTCTTTTGCATCTTTCCCCGTTGCAATCTGGATAGCATAGTGGTTCTCAGATGCCACTTGGGCGATCCCTCGTAGAACAGATGGGAAGAAAGGATTTTGGTAAAAGGCATCCGAGTCATCAGGGAGCACCAAGCCGATAACCTGAGTATAACTACTTACCAAGCTACGAGCATTGAGGTTGGGATGGTAGTTGAGTTCCTTCATAGCCTTGCGAACTCGTTTTTTGGTTTCATCACTAATCGTTGATTTATTTTGGATGACGCGGGTAACAGTTGAAGGTGAGACACCTGCTGCTTTAGCCACATCTTTAATCGTCACGGGCATAAAAATCTCCTATTTATGATAATCTGGATCACGGAAATGTGTCTTGTAAAAAATAGTGACCAGATAAAGAACAAAAAGAATGTTTTGTACAGTGATAAGCGTTGTCATATTTTGGCCAAAAAGTCCCAAAATAAGCGTAATCAGAGTGGGTAATCCTAAACAGTTTAAGATAAAGTGGTAGCACTCTTTAAAGGTCCTAAATGAAAAGAGGCGTGATTTTTTGGTGATATAAAGGAGGAGACTAGCTCCAAGAGAGACAATGAAGAAATTCAATCCAAAGAGGAAGCTTGCACCAAGAACGAGAAAGAGACTGATATAGACCCGATTTTGTTGGTACCAATCTTTAGAAATGGCTTGGGTTAGATCTTCCTTACTCTGGAAACTCTCCGTTTGAATCGCGTGGTAGCGAATGCGAGTTAGTTCCTTACTTTCCTTACTGATGACGAGTTCTTCCGTATCAAAATGAAGTTGCAAGTCCTTTGGCAATTCTTTGTTTTGGCTTGGGCCAATTAAAAGAGAAGGCTGCTGATTTTTAGTTCCAGCATAGCTCAGTTTTCCATCTATTATCTGCGCATTCTCCGACAAATCCATGATCGCTTCATCTGTCAGGGGTGTGTAGACATTATCGATAAACGTATCCAGTGGATACGTTTCCTGTGAGCTGTTTTGAATGGCAATTGGAACCATAGACAAGCTGATGAGGAAAATGCTAGTAAAGAGGAGTTGAAACCAGTTGAGTCCAAAACGTTTTGACAGGGGCTTACGAAATCCCCAAATACTTGAAAAATATGAAAATGGATATGGAAGCATAGGCATCTTTCTAAAAGTGTTTTCTATATGAGTATTATTATATAGAGAAATGTGCTTTATTTCAAGTCTAGGAGACAAATTGCTTGCTTCAAGAATAGTTTTATAGTCACAAGCTCTAATACTCAATGAAAATCAAAGAGCAAACTAGGAAGCTAGCCGCAGGTTGCTCAAAGCACTGCTTTGAGGTTGTAGATAAGACTGACGAAGTCAGTTACATATATCTACGGCAAGGCGAAGCTGACGTGGTTTGAATTTGATTTTCGAAGAGTATAAAATGAAAAAGGGTGGCGGGGATAAATTATCCCTTGTCGCCACCACTTGTAAGTCC comes from Streptococcus oralis and encodes:
- the cadX gene encoding Cd(II)/Zn(II)-sensing metalloregulatory transcriptional regulator CadX — protein: MKKDSICQVNIINQQNVTTATNYLEKEKVQKSLRILSKFTDNKQINIIFYLLAVEELCVCDIACLLNLSMASASHHLRKLANQNILDTRREGKIIYYFIKDEEIKDFFNQLG
- a CDS encoding potassium channel family protein — its product is MRRLKMLWHIIQVTGFTRFALSFVTFVFGSGGVLFLVEPAITNYGDGLWYAFVTSTTVGYGDLLAVTLIGRITSVFLTIYGLIFFGCLSAVIINYYTDLNKERGEDK
- a CDS encoding DUF389 domain-containing protein translates to MTANYSTREYREKLYDDLHVRLRDTAILMCAIFIASIGLNMNSTAVIIGAMLISPLMTPIVGLGFGLAIFDTRLIKQSLEVLLTQVLVSLLVSTLYFWISPLSYASSELIARTSPTIWDVLIAIAGGIAGVIGSRKKEANNIVPGVAIATALMPPICTAGYGLANGNVRFLLGALYLFLINCVFIMLANIVGTRILMRKSPLTSFKELSIKMRIGLISLIVLLILPASYSAVTLTIEQARKEGIKQFVGKEFANYTVINQVYKSSNNELVLTVVGDPISEEELETLHQKQASYGIQSVQLKVNQVQNSPTLDSEATKEFYENIDKYIDQKLSEKDSQNDLVKENEADKD
- the rpmG gene encoding 50S ribosomal protein L33, with the protein product MRVNITLEHKESGERLYLTSKNKRNTPDRLQLKKYSPKLRKHVVFTEVK
- the rpmF gene encoding 50S ribosomal protein L32: MAVPARRTSKAKKNKRRTHYKVTAPSVNFDETTGDYSRSHRVSLKGYYKGRKIAKAASAE
- the ilvD gene encoding dihydroxy-acid dehydratase, which gives rise to MTELDTRHRSSVYDSMVKSPNRAMLRATGMTDKDFETPIVGVISTWAENTPCNIHLHDFGKLAKEGVKSAGAWPVQFGTITVADGIAMGTPGMRFSLTSRDIIADSIEAAMGGHNVDAFVAIGGCDKNMPGSMIAIANMDIPAIFAYGGTIAPGNLDGKDIDLVSVFEGIGKWNHGDMTAEDVKRLECNACPGPGGCGGMYTANTMATAIEVLGMSLPGSSSHPAESADKKEDIEAAGRAVVKMLELGLKPSDILTREAFEDAITVTMALGGSTNATLHLLAIAHAANVDLSLEDFNTIQERVPHLADLKPSGQYVFQDLYEVGGVPAVMKYLLANGFLHGDRITCTGKTVAENLADFADLTPGQKVIMPLENPKRADGPLIILNGNLAPDGAVAKVSGVKVRRHVGPAKVFDSEEDAIQAVLTDEIVDGDVVVVRFVGPKGGPGMPEMLSLSSMIVGKGQGDKVALLTDGRFSGGTYGLVVGHIAPEAQDGGPIAYLRTGDIVTVDQDTKEISMAVSEEELEKRKAETTLPPLYSRGVLGKYAHIVSSASRGAVTDFWNMDKSGKK
- a CDS encoding metal-sulfur cluster assembly factor; translation: MRDDIKINDRALALQDQIIEKLEKVFDTDVELDVYNLGLIYEINLDETGLCKIVMTFTDTACDCAESLPIEIVAGLKQIEGIEDVKVEVTWSPAWKITRISRYGRIALGLPPR
- the hisS gene encoding histidine--tRNA ligase, which encodes MKLQKPKGTQDILPAESAKWQYVEGFAREIFKRYNYAEVRTPIFEHYEVISRSVGDTTDIVTKEMYDFYDKGDRHITLRPEGTAPVVRSYVENKLFAPEVQKPSKFYYMGPMFRYERPQAGRLRQFHQIGVECFGSSNPATDVETIAMAAHFLKEIGIQGVKLHLNTLGNPESRAAYRQALIDYLTPLKETLSKDSQRRLEENPLRVLDSKEKEDKVAVENAPSILDFLDEESQAHFDAVRQMLENLGVDYIIDTNMVRGLDYYNHTIFEFITEIEGNDLTVCAGGRYDGLVAYFGGPETAGFGFGLGVERLLLILEKQGVALPIENALDVYIAVLGEGANVKALELVQALRQQGFKAERDYLNRKLKAQFKSADVFAAKTLITLGESEVESGQVTVKNNQTREEVQVSLDAINQNFSEIFEKLGF
- a CDS encoding CPBP family intramembrane glutamic endopeptidase, with amino-acid sequence MKLLKNLGWFLLAVLSFFFGYGLVQSMALSALGLGASIFGVLPLYIALSGAYVYGVYRWYQTEKVSIQTTAFNRYIWLPTLVLLVAITAQFFLPDDPSVNQQIVSQLTVAQPVFGFFMVVVFAPLTEELIFRGMVARYLFPKQDNSKQTALFLLVSSVLFALIHFPGTLQQFLVYASLGLSLGLAYVSRKGLLYSISLHALNNLIGFLMILML